In a genomic window of Syntrophales bacterium:
- a CDS encoding ATP-binding protein, producing MKSRLFYKIFGTYLVIIVLSMAIVGFLVGKEVKNKLMEKIECDLITYARMINLTSPKKEIEKKVVHLARISNARITLIDTAGKVLADSEKDVSKMDNHLNRPEIQEAKVLDKGTATRFSHTLGVDMFYVVLPVKSDSRAIGYIRLARPLVEIKNSVRKLYGLIFQSFVIILVLSFLIAFIFFSRLTSPIQEMEQFTKRLREGEDPGTLMIDSSDEMGRLARNINYMVMELQERVRSANEEKGKLEAAFASMTDGVLVLDSQDKIEASNEAFNDIFGVKYRDIIGKTPVEAFRNVELQKALDRFRETGMPVSQEVVLGDGEQIILEINVSSIHGFPNGEEKTMIVFHDFTRLKKLEKMRVDFVANITHEIKTPLTAILGFIETLQEGAIEEKETARKFLQIIHRHAGRLNRLVEDLLTISDIELGEMKFFFESVSLNGVVENVLPVIESKAVEKRLVIDKNIPEELSPIRADRDRLAQILLNVLDNAVKFTPESGKVSITAFDDKKGYMIVSISDTGVGVPEDEIPRLGERFYRVDKTRSRELGGTGLGLSIVKHLMIAHKGKIEIESRLGRGTTVFLSFPVFEGEVNV from the coding sequence ATGAAAAGTCGTCTATTCTACAAGATATTTGGAACCTATCTCGTTATTATCGTACTGTCTATGGCGATCGTTGGGTTTCTGGTTGGTAAAGAGGTCAAGAACAAGTTGATGGAAAAGATTGAATGTGATCTGATTACTTATGCCCGGATGATAAACCTCACTTCTCCAAAAAAAGAAATTGAAAAGAAGGTTGTCCATTTAGCCAGGATATCCAATGCGCGGATTACCCTGATTGATACTGCGGGAAAAGTTCTGGCAGATTCAGAAAAGGATGTTTCTAAAATGGATAATCACCTGAACCGCCCGGAGATTCAGGAAGCGAAGGTTCTTGATAAAGGAACCGCAACACGTTTCAGCCACACTCTTGGCGTGGATATGTTTTATGTTGTCCTGCCTGTCAAGAGTGACTCCAGGGCAATTGGTTATATCAGACTGGCGCGTCCGCTTGTCGAGATCAAAAATTCCGTAAGAAAATTGTACGGACTAATCTTTCAATCATTTGTTATCATCCTTGTTCTTTCATTTTTAATTGCCTTTATATTTTTCTCCAGACTAACATCACCCATTCAGGAGATGGAGCAGTTTACCAAAAGGTTAAGAGAAGGTGAAGATCCGGGGACTCTTATGATCGATTCGAGTGATGAAATGGGGAGATTGGCCAGGAACATCAATTATATGGTCATGGAACTGCAGGAGAGGGTGCGGTCTGCAAATGAAGAAAAGGGGAAATTGGAGGCGGCCTTTGCCAGTATGACCGATGGTGTACTGGTACTCGATAGCCAGGACAAGATAGAAGCATCGAATGAGGCCTTTAATGACATTTTTGGTGTCAAATACCGTGATATAATTGGCAAAACACCGGTTGAGGCGTTCAGAAATGTTGAATTGCAAAAAGCGCTTGATCGTTTCAGGGAGACCGGAATGCCCGTTTCACAGGAAGTCGTTCTGGGAGATGGGGAGCAGATTATTCTGGAGATTAATGTTTCGTCAATCCATGGATTTCCGAATGGGGAAGAAAAAACCATGATTGTCTTTCATGATTTTACACGTCTTAAAAAACTGGAAAAGATGCGAGTGGATTTTGTGGCCAATATAACCCATGAGATAAAAACTCCATTAACCGCAATCCTTGGATTTATTGAGACACTGCAGGAAGGGGCCATCGAGGAAAAGGAAACAGCCAGGAAATTTCTACAAATCATTCACAGACACGCCGGTCGCCTGAACCGCCTGGTAGAAGACCTTTTAACCATTTCCGATATCGAATTGGGAGAAATGAAGTTCTTCTTTGAGAGTGTTTCGCTAAATGGTGTGGTTGAAAATGTCTTGCCGGTTATTGAATCAAAAGCCGTGGAGAAGAGGCTTGTTATTGATAAGAATATCCCGGAGGAGCTTTCACCTATCAGGGCTGACAGGGATAGATTGGCCCAGATATTATTGAATGTTCTGGATAATGCCGTAAAGTTCACACCGGAGTCGGGTAAGGTCTCAATAACGGCCTTTGATGATAAAAAGGGTTATATGATCGTCAGTATAAGCGATACCGGTGTGGGTGTACCTGAAGATGAAATTCCCAGGTTGGGGGAGCGATTCTACCGGGTGGATAAGACCCGCTCACGTGAACTGGGTGGTAC